The genomic DNA aagattactgtaatattttattactgacaaaccaaataagggaaGGTAATCTATCTTAACTGAAACCAAACAACCCCTAAGGGTTTATAAGGTGTTTCTATGtgctcaaaaattttaaattgatttctaCTACCCTTTAAGCACTCCTCATAACCTAACGCTGGTATTAGAGCCACATTTGAgtgattttcatataaaatttattttgtatacttaaattcaattgaatAGGTTATcttcttattttgattttgaattcatGTTAAATATGTAACAATTGGTCATCATATTGTCTTATGCTCATTCGATATAAACAATGACTAGGACTAAAGCCCCACAAGAGTTGCATGCTATGAGCTaaagagagtttgattttattagGGATTTCGAGCTAGGAAAGAGCTTTGACCTAGACAACCCAAACCGCAACTTAGGGCATATAAAGGGATTTCAAACTAGAAAATAGCTTTGACCTAGACAACCTAAACTTCAACCTGGggcataaaaaacaaaatgaaacaataGGTTGAGATGTGAGCTAAAGTCACTGTCTTGAAGAATTTTTACTCTATGAATTAAACAAGTGTCGAGGATTCAACAAGCTCCATCgacaaattttcaagtttaagaTCAACAAAATAGAGTATAAATGTAAAACCTGTAAGGAAATCTTGTATGaaattgatttgtatttattttggtaCAAAAATTAAGGCCTTTTATAGTTGAAAATAAGGACACTACGTTGTAATAAAAACACATGAACGTTGACTATAATGAACACACTACTAGTTAgcttttaaaacattatttagtaATATTAACATTTTCATTGAAACTAAATTCAATGGTGTAACTTCTACCATGAAACATCACAAATTTTAGGTAAGCTTTTTTTGCAAaagtacataaaaaaaaattaaaatagtgatAGATAAAACAAACTAGACACTATATTTTTTGAGCGCAAAGGGATCCACCAAATTACATATGAATTAGGCTTTCGGCCCAGTTTTTGTTTGCACAAAACCAAccccttttattatttttttataagccCATGAAGCAATGATGTTTATAAATCACAAGGATATTACATATATGTGGAGACTCAAATCTTTTAAGAATATTTCACATGTATACAACACAAATACTTGTCAACATTATAGCTTAATTATTAGTTCTATCAAGAGCTCATTGCTTGtccctttttataattaattattgaaaccACCTTCCATTGGACGACGCGGTCCTCTACTGTGGTAGAGGGATATCAACCAAATCCTCTCTATAAGGTATACAGTCCAATTCCATCTGTCCATTAGGGTTTGCAAGCTCATTCTCTATGTTAACTTGGGTTACTGGGTGTTGCTCTGTGGGTTGAATAAATGTCACAACAGTGTCTTTTCGGAAAACTAAGTAGATGAGTGCTAATATATAAACGATCATCAGGGGAAACACAACAATGCCGATGAACACATTTCCGACTTTGGGCAAGTCATTGTGGATTAGCCAACCTATAAATCCTGTGCTCAAGAAATACACATTGATGCCTATCATTCCCAAGCTCAAAATCCATGAAATAACGATGATCTGCATGCAAATTGTTcaagaaaaattagaagaatatCCAAACATGCTAGAAGATTATGTTTTATACTAATTGTTTCAGATTATTAGAACACCGGAACATGATTATTAGAAGATTAAGGTTTACATAAGCCTCGATATGGTTGACTTCAATTGGAAAGCTTTACCTAGAagacaagaaaacaaaaaaaccaaacttACATATATAGAGTTCTTGTGGGGTCCCATCTTGCTACTACTGTTGCTAAATTTTAGAAGAGGGATAAGAGCAAATGGCAGTTCAAATGACAGTATCATCTGCAATTAAAACTCagtaaatatttagtttttagtttgatacagagataatattataattaatagcctattttaaatgaatttggtTTGGCTAACCGAAGAAATGATGATTAATCTTCCTGCCCCTTGAGGTCCACCAATAATTGAAACAATGAGACTTGGCGTAATTGAAATGCACCTTGTCATCAAATTATTTAGCCATTGTCTCATTTTGATGTCCAGGAAACCCTGAAAGTCACACAACCCAGaagctaaataaaaattttacaaaggAATTTGTGATTAACGAAGTTCAATTTATTTTCCCTATATTTCTATTGACCTGCATGATAAATTGTCCAGCATAAGTTCCTGTGATGGAGGAACTTTGCCCTGAGGCAAGAAGGGCAAGGCCATAAACAATCGAGCTCGATTTTCCCAGCACATTCTACACAGAAAGAATTGAGTTCCTGTTAATATTTACTATATAGCTCATGTTTAATGCTAACAAAatcgtttttctttttttttttaaagaataatttagACCTTGAGGAGGAAAGAAGCAGAGTCAAGTGTAACATTATTGCACTGCTCAATGGTATTTTCTGAGAGATTTGAGCGAGAGCAAACTGCGCCTGTTACGGACACCATCGCGACATTGATTAACAATGCTATAAACATGGGCACTGCACTCTCTATGAGGAAATATCTACACGCATCCtgtagaaaacaagaaaaataatagagaTATTACCACCAAAACATTTATATCTTAAGACGCATATATTTATTCAATGTTGGTATTATTTTACTACGGCTTACGTTTATGCCACGGACAGAACTGGGCACTTTTCTGGAAAGCACAAGAGCTGAGTGAAGAAATAGATTGTGCCTGCATTATTATTAGATGGGTTTTGTcagtttttaaagattttgatgTTTTAAGCATTAAATACTGAGAATAATGTGAAGTTTGATGGATCATACGGCATGACGTTGGCGCCCAATAGGGCGATGGTGTCGCTTACAGCGCCTTGGCCACTGAGCTTGGGAATAAACAGACCCTTGAAGACATCAACTGCCGGAGGCTTTACATAACCCATTTCTCCAAAGAAACAACCAGCTATTATGAATACGAATATTGCTATCAACATTTCCAGCTTTCTCATCTATTATATTTAACCATTCAAAAAGAGTAAGATTAGACATGAGCAACTGCCGTTCTTGTTTTATGAAGATTATCTATAGTCAAAACAAGTTATCCATCAACTAAGTTgacttaatgataattttaaaagctccaaaatataaattaaatcagtTCAAAGAGAGATAAggccgaaaaaaaaaaagacaaataccCTTGAAGAGAAACGTAATATCTGTATTGATAGTCACAAAATGCAAACATACAATAAGTAGAAGGATAaactaaagaaaattttatgatatCACCTTATtcaatgttgattttgatgattgACCAGAAAAATAAACGAAGGattgattgaaatattaaatatgaacTGTTAAATTACCCCATATCTTTGCAGGCCGAGCAACAGCATAGTGCTCAAGCCAGTGATGAGAACTCCAACCCATACTGGGATGTGCAAGAGTATGTTTAAAGCGAAGGCTGTCCCAATCactgagaagaaaaaaaaaaaaatacaaatgttaaatgaaatactttaaaggtTGTATTTAAAGTGTTTTCTTGGAATTAATGGTTTTGCTTTTAGAATATTAATAGTAGTATTTTCTGAAATGAATGTATCGAATGTAAAATAATGAATCTATAGATGATTTCAGAATTCTGGATGCCTTCTGGGATATCAGCGTTTATGACAGCTATTTCGGCCAGCAAACACAGGCTGTAGTTGACATATTTTGGGTACTCAACCTTGCATAATTCTGATAAATGTTTACCTGAGAGTCCAATGAACTAAGTTATTTACTAAAGAAAAAGCAATCAAGCAGTTaattttcatcaacataatttGACTTGTAACTTTGGTTAGTTTTTTGACTTACCAGTGCATACACCAAGATTTGCAGCAAGGGACTGGATTATAAGAGCAAAGATCAATCCGATAAGAATTACCCATAATAgctgaaaatgacaaaacatattagttttcttctcttctttattttcgatgtatagtataatatttgaagaattttatttcttataccTCATATTGGTGAATAGATCCTGCTTGCAAACCAGTTTCCACTGTAATATGACACCATAGAAGTGTTTGTTAGCCACAAACACAGACccagaaagagaaacaaacgtTCACATCAATACTAGAAAGAGAGAAGCTTACAGCTTCCAGGGTCAATATAAGCCATTGAGATAAGAAAACCAGGGCCTATAAACGCCACAAACTTTTTCCATCCAGGTTTCTAATTATCCCAAGTAACAAAATCAAGTTCAGGAGAACTTCATCAGGTATTGATATCCTCAAAAGTATAGGAAAATATCAGTTAGACGCAAATTAATAGTTAAGACAAAATAAACAAACGTAAACACCTGCTGATCGTCAAAACTTTTGTCGTCATTGTTGGTAGTCGTGACAATGGGAGATGGTGTCGTTCCCTCTACATTGATAGCAGCTATGCGGTTGCTCCCGCTGCCCCATCTTTGAGAAATTTCTGGTTGTTGTTGCTGATTCCGGCTTGCCATCTCTCACTTTCTGCAACTTCTAATGAAACTCGACGCccatattcataataaatagTGGAAGGCTTTCCCTGACCCACCGTTATTaggtgatgatgatgacaacACTTGCATGCATTAGAGtttcaaatcaattataaattatacgtTGGTGTTGAGTAAACCTGCCAGTTATTTCACATATATCTGAGGCTTGAAAAACTTGCTTACGGCACGTGCTTTGAGGTGGTTACCATTTGCATTTGTTTATAAATGACTGACGTCTTTGACATGTTCATGCAGCACGAGTTCCTCTGATTATTGTAATCAATAAGATTCGTTGACCAGAGGAAACATTACAATAAAAACATAGGActggaaaataatataaaaaatcaaaaggagtgtaaataataataataatataacggATTCTTCCAAAAATCTCACTTACTATTGGAAAATTGAATGTTTTAAAGAGTTAGATTCTGGGTAGTTTGCACGTAGCATCAATGACGGTTAACCTCGTCATGATTTTCtaagaatataaatatgttattgaaaattttaactaaaataaaaatatatttttgttagacATCTTCGTTAATGATGTCTGCTTTATTGGCTATTGTaggaatatattttcaattatactGTTTCTTATTAGGTATATATATTgactattttaatttgttattttgtattatcaCTTTATATAGGGTTTAGGTTTTATAAACATGAAATACAACTATTTTGATACGTTAGGGTGACGGGTAATATCTCCTTGCAACTCTTTAGTTTGATTTCTATCTTTCTCACCTCTAATAGTAAAGTTCCCATATTATGTTTCTTACAATTGCTTTCTTTTACCTTTGAAAACTTTCAGTCTCACCACTATCTCAAAGGAGATCTTTCTTTCTAGTTATTTAGTTCTTTAGCGCTAATATAACACCCTCTCCAAAAATATTACTATTTGGAGGGATCGAAACATTATTATACTTATTCTTTTTAGCCTAATTATAACTTGACTTGCagaaaataaaacttaattgtagaaattactaaaatactttttattaaaacaacTCAACGAAAACGAACAAAAAGAGTCAAAATGTAAAAATACAATCATCCAATCATTAAAAAGTGTGTAGCAAcccaaaataaaacatataaattgtcGACAAAACATCACAAAAGaacataaacataaaaagaCTATCTTGCCCACATGTTGTTTCCATCCTCATTGACCTTGTATCATAGTTGTCAATCTCACCTGATACttgcaaaatataaaagatggGAAGTGAGTGAAAGTTCATCCAATTAGTAGGAGAACTTAATTTCATGTTTTGATAACTTAATCCACTTACATGTAAATATGTATTCCACCTTAAATTTGGCATCGAAAGTACACCTTTAGATTCCAAACTTGAATGACATGAAACTTACATATCTTAACTTAATTACCTTGAGAACACTTTTGATCAATCCTATTCAATCATCTCGGAAAGCACCTTTAATCTCATAATTACGATGACTTTGCCTTGGTTATCTAGGACACCTTTAGATCCTACACTATGATAACTCTCTATATACAATGCATGTGAAAACCTGGTGATTGCATCTTTAgaactttttttcattttgcaatttttttctgCTATGTCAATCAATTTTGGTTAAgataaggatttgacactttggTCATATGAGTTATGTATTGCATAATCCTCTTTCTCTACCCACACTTAGACTTTTGTATTTTAACTATGTTCTACTGTGGGCATACATAGAGAGAATCTTACAGGTGTTCCCTTATAATGATCTTCATGAGACATATATGAAAAACTTATGAAAAATCATGTTTTCATGAGTATTCTAAAAACTATGAGTAGGGGAATTATCCCACGTATATCTACAATATACTAGGTTCTCATGTTTCCTATGGGATTGAGTTCCACACATTCTCTATGGATCTCTTATTACCCATGTGTCTTATAGGACCAATTCCAAATAGGGCTACACCATAACTATGTGAAAACATGCATGCATGGAAAACTAACCTGATTTAAATAACATTGAACTATGATATTCTTTCATGTAACTAATGCGTATGCACTAGAGGCACTATCATAATTTAGGCTTGTATTGAGATTTCACCCTTAACTTTCTTTGATGCCTTATTTTATAAGTGCACTCTCTTGGCATGACTCAATACTActatatactatatatatccCTACAAACTATCAAACATTACTACGAATGATGGCTATTTACCATGAACattcatttattttctatttaggTGCACAACCATACATATTGGGTTAATAGGCATGCATCCTTTCCTCTTATGAATGACTTCCTCATTCACAAATTACCTAACCATGGTTTAATGCATGACTCTGCATGTCCTATCATGGTTGGGATTAGTTCCTCTTACCTCTgtttattttgatcaatactACTCAATAGTCGATATCGAGACAAAGCAATATAATAAAGTCTACAAATAAGtgtaaataataacaatattactAAGTATtccaaatatttgatttatcattGGTTAATTGAGTACTCTAAAGAATTGAAATATTGGTAGCATTGATAACAGTTAGCCTGTCATGGTTTTGTAAGAATATAAATATGctattgtaatatatatatatatatatatatatatatatatatatatatatatatatatatatatatatatatatatatatatatatatgttattttgatttgcTATTTTATATAGGATTTAGTATCATATAAATTTGcatatgatattaatattttaatgtacAAGAAATGAAATTCTTCAACTATTTTGACATGTTATCATAACGAGTAATATCTTTTTACAACCCTTTAGTTTGATTTCTATCATTCTCACCTCTAAACTCTAAGTTCTCATATTATACTTCCTACAACCACCTCCCTTTCACTTTTGAAAATGTTCTATTTGATTGCTATCTCAAAGGAGGCCATTCTTTCTAGTTCACTCGTTTTCATAATAACAATAACTAAtattaatgagagaaaaataacaaacaaataaatattcagttgttataagtattatttttgttattttagtga from Mangifera indica cultivar Alphonso unplaced genomic scaffold, CATAS_Mindica_2.1 Un_0061, whole genome shotgun sequence includes the following:
- the LOC123207138 gene encoding metal transporter Nramp5-like, which translates into the protein MASRNQQQQPEISQRWGSGSNRIAAINVEGTTPSPIVTTTNNDDKSFDDQQKPGWKKFVAFIGPGFLISMAYIDPGSLETGLQAGSIHQYELLWVILIGLIFALIIQSLAANLGVCTGKHLSELCKVEYPKYVNYSLCLLAEIAVINADIPEVIGTAFALNILLHIPVWVGVLITGLSTMLLLGLQRYGMRKLEMLIAIFVFIIAGCFFGEMGYVKPPAVDVFKGLFIPKLSGQGAVSDTIALLGANVMPHNLFLHSALVLSRKVPSSVRGINDACRYFLIESAVPMFIALLINVAMVSVTGAVCSRSNLSENTIEQCNNVTLDSASFLLKNVLGKSSSIVYGLALLASGQSSSITGTYAGQFIMQGFLDIKMRQWLNNLMTRCISITPSLIVSIIGGPQGAGRLIIISSMILSFELPFALIPLLKFSNSSSKMGPHKNSIYIIVISWILSLGMIGINVYFLSTGFIGWLIHNDLPKVGNVFIGIVVFPLMIVYILALIYLVFRKDTVVTFIQPTEQHPVTQVNIENELANPNGQMELDCIPYREDLVDIPLPQ